One segment of Ricinus communis isolate WT05 ecotype wild-type chromosome 8, ASM1957865v1, whole genome shotgun sequence DNA contains the following:
- the LOC8285338 gene encoding extracellular ribonuclease LE: MAKATLKSVYSLVVFFSLVPFINAEETINLGAASDFDFFYLAMQWPPATCSGHPPAQCKQRISNFTLHGLWPAKNVGPSPTYCNSVPFDNGKLTKAVINDLSTCWPDLLRGDNTNFWSREWQKHGTCSGLKLADYFKNSINLVKGINILKTLDNAGIRPDNKNYRIVDIKKAVKIAQNKQPLQLEPSIKCNVNTKGEIQLHEIRLCVNKAGKQFEKFQRSTDIGCGCSQPKIKFPSA, translated from the exons ATGGCTAAGGCAACTCTTAAATCAGTTTATTCCCTAGTAGTATTTTTCTCGCTCGTCCCTTTTATCAATGCAG AGGAAACGATAAACTTGGGTGCAGCTTCAGATTTTGACTTCTTTTACTTGGCCATGCAATGGCCTCCGGCCACATGCAGTGGTCATCCTCCTGCACAATGCAAACAGCGCATATCCAACTTCACATTGCACGGCTTGTGGCCAGCAAAAAACGTAGGACCATCTCCAACTTACTGCAACTCGGTGCCATTTGATAATGGAAAG TTGACTAAAGCTGTTATCAACGACCTCAGTACATGTTGGCCAGATCTTCTTAGAGGAGACAATACAAACTTTTGGAGTCGTGAATGGCAGAAACACGGTACTTGCTCCGGCTTAAAGTTGGCGGATTActtcaagaattcaattaaCTTAGTTAAAGGAATAAATATCCTGAAAACACTTGACAATGCAG GAATCCGACCAGATAACAAAAACTATAGAATTGTTGACATAAAAAAAGCCGTCAAGATAGCTCAAAACAAGCAGCCATTACAACTAGAACCCTCGATCAAGTGTAATGTCAATACAAAAGGAGAAATCCAATTGCACGAGATTCGATTGTGCGTCAATAAAGCTGGAAAACAATTCGAAAAATTTCAACGAAGTACTGACATCGGATGTGGATGTTCACAACcgaaaattaaatttcctTCTGCATAA